From Theileria orientalis strain Shintoku DNA, chromosome 4, complete genome, the proteins below share one genomic window:
- a CDS encoding uncharacterized protein (fumble domain containing protein), whose protein sequence is MVSKIIDGILRLQQKLFLSLDSSHDDVRPNVLEDLLDNLNELIVKSCKTKTYRDFNTYFSRTDQNEVGTLEYNTFTEEDYKHAHKFLKESSILKNKLYNKLKSDNNRVNPDEEELNASLKLMKINNNEFKSRILRASERVSLAMDIGGTFIKIMFKFKPESKEYYEYVKSVYTGYLDCLSFIQQFKYEKQIATPRNYRNESLSQMLEFMLSIFQSFEVEDGILTFKYVPLSDLDLVVSTIKEKNLHDDGKSINLTGGGAYKHFEMLTREFKNVKKATEVICIVEGIDFIQNIPNSIIDYDLDHRIPRIITMEPLYPYIIASSGSGMFMVKVSSPSEYNHLNGSAISGGTGFGLVNYLLPLNKPREFIKHLRRGNNKLDSFTEYPMDSFRTVNKSEPYGLSTSLGELEVDFDDSSKTKDEEVTAEDLNKSVIDMISYNTGVLAYVVAKAYGVKRLISTGNYICSHTMDSIAAGFAYHSDVYDDRSIQLCFPFHGAYIPTIGCFIKEY, encoded by the exons atggtTTCAAAAATCATAGACGGTATTCTAAGGTTGCAGcaaaaattgtttttatcactGGATTCCAGCCACGATGACGTACGACCAAATGTACTCGAAGATTTGCTTGATAATTTGAATGAATTGATAGTAAAATCatgtaaaacaaaaacatacaGAGactttaacacatatttttcACGCACCGACCAAAATGAGGTGGGTACCTTGGAATACAATACGTTCACAGAGGAAGACTACAAACACGCTCACAAATTCCTTAAAGAATCAAgcatattaaaaaataagttgtACAATAAACTTAAATCAGATAATAATAGAGTAAATCCAGATGAAGAGGAGCTAAATGCTAGTTTAAAGTTAATGAAGATTAACAACAATGAGTTTAAAAGCAGGATTCTTAGAGCATCGGAAAGGGTTTCACTGGCAATGGATATCGGAGGAACATTTATTAAGATTATGTTCAAGTTTAAACCAGAATCTAAAGAATACTACGAATACGTAAAGAGTGTGTACACAGGGTACCTGGACTGCCTGTCGTTCATTCAGCAGTTTAAGTACGAAAAGCAGATAGCCACACCAAGAAATTATCGCAACGAGAGCCTATCGCAAATGTTGGAGTTCATGCTGTCAATTTTCCAAAGCTTCGAAGTCGAGGACGGAATATTGACGTTCAAGTACGTGCCTCTGTCAGACTTGGATCTGGTAGTGTCAACAATAAAGG AAAAAAACTTACACGACGATGGgaaatcaataaatttgaCGGGAGGGGGAGCCTATAAGCACTTTGAAATGTTAACGAGGGAGTTTAAGAACGTAAAGAAGGCCACTGAAGTTATATGTATAGTCGAGGGAATCGACTTCATACAAAACATCCCGAATTCAATAATAGACTACGACTTAGACCACAGAATCCCACGCATTATAACAATG GAGCCACTGTATCCATACATCATAGCCAGCTCAGGGTCAGGGATGTTTATGGTAAAG GTATCCTCTCCATCTGAATATAATCATCTAAATGGAAGCGCAATCTCAGGAG GGACTGGCTTTGGACTCGTAAATTACCTGCTGCCATTGAATAAGCCCAGAGAATTTATCAAACACCTAAGAAGAG gaaataataaactggATTCATTTACAGAGTATCCCATGGACTCATTCAGGACAGTAAATAAATCTGAGCCATATGGGCTATCAACAAG TTTAGGGGAATTAGAAGTAGATTTTGATGACAGTTCTAAAACcaaggacgaggaggtgaC AGCTGAGGACTTGAATAAATCGGTCATAGACATGATATCGTACAACACAGGGGTGCTGGCGTACGTGGTCGCCAAAGCATACGGCGTGAAAAGATTAATATCCACAGGAAATTACATATGCAGCCATACAATGGACTCAATAGCAGCTGGGTTCGCATATCACTCGGATGTGTACGACGATAGGTCGATACAACTCTGTTTCCCGTTCCACGGAGCATATATACCAACAATAGGATGCTTCATTAAGGAATATTGA
- a CDS encoding uncharacterized protein (zinc finger, U1-type domain containing protein) produces the protein MSKRCKKRHKGMGHNRSLKRGVRDLKHRSKDIDQIYDSLFKLKKSESSHSDSNFDTDDTRSLYCQFCDRYFMDENSLLAHSSEKTHKRRVKELKNYVPYDGQ, from the exons atgtccAAAAGATGTAAAAAGCGCCATAAGGGGATGGGCCACAACCGTTCCCTCAAGAGGGGCGTTCGTGACCTGAAACACCGATCTAAGGATATCGATCAGA TCTACGATTCACTTTTCAAGCTCAAGAAGTCGGAATCCTCTCACAGCGACTCAAATTTTGACACTGACGACACAA GGAGTTTGTACTGCCAGTTCTGCGACCGCTACTTCATGGACGAGAACTCGCTGCTCGCCCACTCGAGCGAGAAAACTCACAAGCGGCGAGTCAAGGAGCTAAAGAACTACGTGCCCTATGACGGCCAGTAG
- a CDS encoding uncharacterized protein (Mov34/MPN/PAD-1 family protein) has product MSSSNLSDFILPDSSQHLGSKCFHSTPLTNIKWKIHPTVIFTILDSYMRREEGQYNVIGTLLGIVCEGNTVEITDSFVDRHSLTDELDIIHKFQARNLRLGPASNHKGPPREHVRAEAKDQPEGASSRLVRATKIEHFRFCTGSEMTELTCAVHGWFKQFNSVSMFYPNPNLYEPIHLLVDATCDSGSMMMKAYVQLPLTITKDACFQFHEVDLELLVAPSDTAGISFLLKSLDNSKNRKPLTAETLSPNTFTNSLLKLKDLLDKCLKLVEEAMENRGGVKINPEIGRFLLKTVSTEKLMSLQKIEKIWELAIQDNLMIAYLANLANLQFVLSEHLNSSF; this is encoded by the exons ATGAGTAGTAGCAACCTTTCGGATTTCATACTCCCCGATTCCTCCCAGCATCTGGGCTCCAAGTGCTTCCATTCCACTCCCCTGACCAATATTAAGTGGAAGATTCACCCAACagttatatttacaattcTAGACTCGTATATGAGGAGGGAGGAGGGCCAGTACAACGTTATTGGCACGCTTCTCGGGATAGTTTGCGAAGGTAACACAGTAGAAATTACTGACTCCTTCGTCGATCGACACTCGTTGACAGATGAG TTAGATATAATTCACAAGTTTCAAGCTCGCAATTTGCGATTAGGGCCTGCTTCAAATCATAAAGGACCACCACGAGAACATGTACGAGCTGAAGCAAAAGATCAACCCGAAGGAGCAAGTAGTCGGCTGGTAAGAGCAACAAAGATAGAGCACTTTAGGTTTTGCACGGGATCTGAAATGACGGAACTGACGTGCGCAGTGCACGGCTGGTTTAAGCAGTTCAACTCGGTATCGATGTTCTACCCGAATCCGAACCTGTACGAGCCGATACACCTGCTGGTCGACGCGACCTGCGACAGCGGATCGATGATGATGAAG GCCTACGTTCAACTGCCGCTGACCATAACCAAGGACGCCTGCTTCCAGTTCCACGAAGTTGACCttgagctgctggtggcGCCCTCAGACACAGCTGGAA TTTCATTCTTGTTAAAATCGCTAGACAACTCAAAAAATAGGAAACCTCTCACAGCAG AAACGCTGTCACCAAACACCTTCACGAACTCTCTTCTGAAACTTAAGGACCTTCTCGACAAATGTTTGAAACTGGTCGAAGAAGCGATG GAAAACAGAGGCggtgttaaaataaacccTGAAATAGGAAGGTTCCTGCTGAAAACAGTCTCAACTGAGAAGTTGATGAGTTTGCAAAAGATAGAAAAGATCTGGGAGTTGGCGATTCAAGATAACCTAATG attGCGTACTTGGCGAACCTCGCTAACCTGCAGTTCGTGCTCTCAGAGCACTTGAACTCATCCTTCTAA
- a CDS encoding uncharacterized protein (zinc finger, CCCH-type domain containing protein), producing MYNRRTPNTLESRDVSNYQKRKTRSSEGYARHKQRYDQILERRKQIEAVRSERDRYAHTETRYNRNQYKDKSMIICRYFYRYGKCTKGDACLFSHDCTPLNSKDLKLCHYFVKSEGCKKSAEECKYSHEIHKFLCRQNVIAGFCNQGGKCQFNHLPIESIRRMDDTEKLKFCYNNKKFLVKSLINYLINDKWIKPQEIGVCDDIKGVTAIVTAYNKIPDHVVKTIPWYLHYTLLILEKDMNTMQQQKQESNE from the coding sequence atgtataataggAGAACTCCAAACACATTAGAGTCCAGAGATGTGAGTAACTATCAGAAAAGAAAGACAAGGTCCAGCGAAGGGTATGCACGCCATAAGCAGAGGTACGACCAGATCCTTGAGAGGAGGAAGCAGATTGAGGCTGTAAGGTCGGAGAGAGACAGGTACGCGCACACGGAAACGCGGTACAACCGAAACCAGTACAAAGATAAGTCGATGATCATATGCAGGTACTTCTACAGGTACGGCAAGTGCACAAAGGGCGACGCCTGCCTGTTCTCACACGACTGCACGCCCCTTAACTCAaaggacctgaagctgtGTCACTACTTCGTCAAGTCTGAGGGCTGCAAGAAGAGCGCCGAGGAGTGCAAGTACTCGCACGAGATACACAAGTTCCTGTGCAGGCAGAACGTAATAGCAGGATTCTGCAACCAGGGCGGCAAGTGCCAGTTCAACCACCTGCCCATCGAGTCGATCCGAAGAATGGACGACACCGAAAAGCTCAAGTTCtgctacaacaacaagaagTTCCTCGTCAAGTCGCTGATCAACTACCTGATCAACGACAAGTGGATTAAGCCTCAGGAGATTGGCGTCTGTGACGACATCAAGGGCGTGACGGCGATTGTTACCGCCTATAACAAGATCCCCGATCATGTGGTTAAGACGATTCCGTGGTACCTGCACTATACACTGCTAATTTTGGAAAAGGACATGAACACAATGCAGCAACAGAAGCAAGAGTCAAACGAGTAA
- a CDS encoding uncharacterized protein (RecA bacterial DNA recombination family protein), with product MEFLKKRTVEDIWNDYKYRSSEPQYLKFGISEIDEALNGGILLGKIAELYGPSGSGKTQFALSLASEILIGNLINSTDHVVLYLYTNGTFPIQRMTEILESKYNDCKMLNDSPEHKGIDQLLEKLYMYKVTDNDELHYLLTSKMEEMLKLNVKLVIIDSIATIFRANINEGFPEPGFNSIIKIALILKRIAHEYNLAILAINQASGVVGQNNIPFLNPRASIKPSLGDSWERCINSRILVARNRNQRLGNDLRHFQVIFSSNSATTKPIPFITTKRGVEYNKLFS from the exons ATGGAGTTTCTCAAGAAAAGGACCGTAGAAGATATATGGAATGATTATAAATACCGGTCGAGTGAGCCCCAGTACCTTAAGTTCGGAATAAGTGAAATCGATGAAGCTCTCAACGGAGGGATTCTACTGGGAAAAATCGCTGAATTATACGGGCCTTCCGGCTCTGGAAAAACTCAATTCGCTCTTTCCCTGGCCTCTGAG ataCTAATCGGGAATTTGATAAACTCGACTGACCATGTTGTACTATATTTGTATACTAATGGGACTTTTCCCATTCAAAGGATGACTGAGATACTAG AGTCTAAATATAATGATtgtaaaatgttaaacGATAGCCCAGAACACAAAGGAATTGATCAGCTGCTAGAGAAGCTATACATGTACAAAGTAACGGACAACGAT GAACTACACTACCTCTTGACTTCAAAGATGGAGGAGatgttgaaattaaat GTCAAGCTGGTCATTATAGACTCAATCGCAACAATCTTTAGAGCTAATATAAACGAAGG ATTCCCGGAACCAGGCTTTAAttcaataattaaaatcgCACTGATACTTAAAAGAATAGCCCATGAATACAACCTAGCTATATTGGCAATCAATCAG GCATCAGGAGTGGTTGGACAGAACAATATACCATTTTTAAACCCGAGAGCGTCA ATAAAACCATCACTTGGAGACAGCTGGGAAAGGTGTATCAATTCAAGGATTTTAGTGGCGAGAAACA GGAACCAGAGACTCGGAAATGACTTGAGGCACTTTCAAGTAATTTTCAGCTCAAACTCCGCAACAACAAAGCCGATTCCGTTCATAACAACGAAAAGGGGAGTGGAATATAATAAGCTATTCAGTTGA
- a CDS encoding uncharacterized protein (TLDc domain containing protein), whose amino-acid sequence MDSTENEGRSHVDEPYNPNEDNEITYLVNASIYKQWRSEYVDEIELSVWNIDMVKFAISTTFNNYGSIKTAIQRGVPDIIKHYIWIKANDADKFYIDNPSFYTDSYTSTFGDNVPTEMGDYCPTFSGGIFGFQADLIDSPLGIDQLHRQFDRSLESQVFNESDNEYNYWVNPYKEASPSARDSSSVSLSTKKSSRGILHFYYGLIRRFRQKPSYRKSDSSSSSDISKDDSKVTVNSQSRRESSFLDVCKPDEMESASSIYSIQVSDFSKGSKTGMGNKDRLIDYIHLLNHENANKRKLMKSALARIRKGSEEKKSFVRNVEKTRQMSDTFIYNTKYSYFPPPPSHHSKLMQSSVDVNASRNPDHPFYKRVSMKKSKSKVIVCFPFVCGSKRKNKLKSNVEKHKSEPVAEEGRYEERNSDDGAYYRDANRESYNMDSYRESDYNMYTPDTFSDYASEEGYRRHSDSAQQGYTYMPSMLNHLPVINTIPEHSASNSVVISYSRSCSNASNAEDDMPPFETHSNVESERREHEATAASEKMEIVSAPPNGSEAPSPVKTMELDVETIVDRSNLSKIYTKDMELITNLSKGFTKQMTSTSIDRSVYKLTDVTDFTVLLTDQGVLEVKRILWVLNSYFSTKIEFLPVIPSLCCLLLIYLSPNAVLCLLYRFMNKCVSSSNLNIGMRFFFVDRRGFVTFVTFVISVLVSHLKKTVEHLKNLRVDVAAWVARSIQTGFSQILPFDYIVRIYGNLLFEGEIVLCRYCVALIKCTRAKLLAATSKEAAEELLYHIGLDDSIQIDKLTKIAYSLRIKKVDKKIHEVDTPTPYLMNVKIRHFYRPRLSSSSSILSETHWEVIWAKLNAIYRILDPQNIYASYTHGATMTGLIKRVTECIKVSSPALLFIKTKKLEVFGVFIPNLLHSPIKGFFTPQEIVHQMNSFIFTFSPFKRLYEFTAKNATGVKFSTDSIIVGANGPAIIVDKTLSTGYTTKCESYDSPQLASSTYFDVYMIELWTLS is encoded by the exons ATGGATTCCACGGAAAACGAGGGCCGGTCCCATGTAGATGAGCCTTACAACCCAAATGAAGATAACGAAATCACATACCTCGTTAACGCATCCATATACAAACAATGGAGATCCGAATATGTAGAT GAGATTGAACTCTCGGTGTGGAACATTGACATGGTCAAGTTCGCAATCTCAACGACGTTCAACAACTACGGGTCAATTAAAACAGCAATACAAAG AGGAGTGCCGGACATCATTAAGCATTACATATGGATAAAGGCAAATGACGCAGATAAATTCTACATCGATAACCCATCGTTTTACACGGACTCTTACACATCCACCTTTGGA GATAACGTGCCTACCGAAATGGGAGACTACTGTCCAACCTTTAGCG GAGGAATTTTTGGATTTCAGGCGGACCTCATTGATTCACCCCTAGGAATAGACCAGCTGCACCGCCAGTTTGATAGGTCCCTGGAGTCACAGGTGTTCAACGAATCTGACAACGAATACAACTACTGGGTAAACCCGTACAAGGAGGCCTCGCCGAGCGCGAGGGATAGCTCCTCAGTGAGCTTGAGCACAAAGAAATCGTCGAGAGGGATTCTGCACTTCTACTATGGGTTAATAAGAAGGTTCAGGCAGAAGCCCTCGTATAGGAAAAGTGACTCGTCGAGCAGCTCAGACATTAGCAAGGATGATTCTAAAGTCACCGTGAATTCACAGTCGCGCAGGGAAAGTTCGTTTCTAGATGTATGTAAGCCTGACGAAATGGAGAGCGCAAGTAGCATATACAGCATCCAGGTCTCAGACTTCTCAAAAGGAAGTAAAACag GAATGGGAAACAAGGATAGGCTTATTGACTACATACACTTGCTGAATCACGAAAATGCGAACAAgaggaagctgatgaaGTCAGCGCTGGCGAGAATACGGAAGGGCTCGGAGGAGAAAAAGTCATTCGTGAGGAACGTTGAAAAGACGAGGCAGATGTCGGACAcgtttatatataacacGAAGTATTCGTACTTCCCGCCGCCGCCATCGCACCACTCGAAGCTGATGCAGTCGAGCGTAGACGTAAACGCCTCCCGGAATCCAGATCACCCATTCTACAAAAGAGTGTCGATGAAGAAGAGTAAATCGAAGGTGATAGTGTGCTTCCCGTTCGTGTGCGGCtcaaaaaggaaaaataagttGAAATCGAATGTGGAAAAGCATAAAAGCGAACCGGTagcagaagaaggaaggtACGAAGAAAGGAACAGCGATGATGGAGCATATTATAGAGACGCAAACAGGGAGAGTTACAACATGGATAGTTACAGAGAGAGCGACTACAACATGTACACGCCAGACACGTTCAGCGACTACGCGTCAGAGGAGGGCTACAGAAGGCACTCGGACTCAGCACAGCAGGGGTACACATACATGCCCTCAATGCTTAATCACCTGCCGGTGATAAACACGATCCCAGAGCACTCGGCGTCGAACAGCGTGGTGATATCGTACAGCAGAAGCTGCAGCAACGCAAGTAACGCCGAGGACGACATGCCACCTTTCGAAACTCACAGCAACGTGGAGTCCGAAAGGAGAGAACATGAGGCCACAGCGGCCtcagaaaaaatggaaatagTGAGCGCACCGCCAAACGGGAGCGAAGCCCCGAGCCCAGTGAAAACGATGGAGTTGGATGTAGAGACCATAGTCGACAGAAGCAACCTGTCGAAAATATACACGAAGGACATGGAACTGATAACAAATCTCTCGAAAGGGTTCACGAAGCAGATGACAAGCACGTCAATAGACAGGTCGGTGTACAAGCTCACAGATGTGACTGACTTTACCGTGCTTCTGACAGACCAAGGGGTTCTCGAGGTCAAGAGGATCCTCTGGGTGTTAAATTCGTATTTTTCGACCAAGATTGAGTTTCTACCA GTGATACCGTCACTTTGTTGTTTGTTGCTAATATATCTATCGCCGAATGCAGTGCTGTGTCTATTGTACCGCTTCATGAACAAGTGCGTAAGCAGTAGTAACCTGAACATTGGAATgcgcttcttcttcgtggACAGAAGAGGCTTCGTGACATTCGTGACGTTCGTGATCTCAGTGCTCGTCTcgcacctgaagaagacggtggagcacctgaagaacctgagGGTGGACGTGGCGGCCTGGGTGGCAAGGTCAATACAGACGGGCTTCTCTCAAATACTGCCCTTCGACTACATAGTGAGGATTTACGGGAACCTGCTCTTCGAGGGGGAGATTGTGCTGTGCAGGTACTGCGTGGCGCTCATCAAGTGCACGCGCGCGAAGCTGCTGGCGGCGACCAGCAAGGAGGCTGCCGAGGAGCTCCTCTACCACATAGGGCTCGACGACAGCATCCAGATCGACAAGCTCACGAAGATCGCCTACAGCCTCAGGATAAAGAAGGTCGACAAGAAGATCCACGAGGTGGACACGCCGACGCCGTACCTGATGAACGTGAAGATCAGGCACTTTTACAGGCCCCGCCTGTCGTCGAGCTCCTCAATACTGAGTGAGACTCACTGGGAAGTGATATGGGCCAAGCTCAATGCAATATATCGCATTCTG GATCCACAAAACATTTACGCATCCTACACACATGGAGCTACGATGACCGGGCTTATAAAACGAGTCACAGAGTGTATTAAGGTGTCATCGCCGGCACTGTTATTcataaaaactaaaaaattgGAAGTATTTGGTGTATTCATTCCAAATCTGTTACACTCTCCAATTAAAGGCTTTTTCACTCCACAGGAAA TTGTACACCAGATGAACTCGTTCATTTTCACGTTCTCGCCCTTTAAGAGGCTCTATGAGTTCACTGCCAAAAACGCTACTGGCGTTAAGTTTTCAACGGACAGCATAATAGTTGGTGCGAACGGGCCTGCAATCATCGTAGACAAGACTCTTTCCACGGGGTACACTACGAAGTGTGAGTCCTACGACTCGCCGCAGCTCGCGTCGTCCACCTACTTCGACGTATACATGATAGAACTGTGGACTCTGTCCTGA